The genomic stretch GCGTAGTAGTAGTTCATGCCCACGATCAGCCAAGTCACCGAGTTCACGGCCTCATTGACCGAGTGCTCGAAGGCGGCACCGAGGGTGTGCTCCGCGTTCCAGATCCAGTCCGCGTTGCGCAGCGCCTCCGCCCGCTGCTCCGGGACCGCGTTGCGGATCAGTGAGTACGTCCAGTAACTCACCGCGATCAGCAGGATCTCGAACCACAGCCGGGGCCGGCGCGGGGCGCGCAGCCGGTGCAGCAGCGGGGGCCGGTCCGACGCCGTGACGGGGTCAGGAGCGGCCGCCTGTGTGCGGTCTTCCAGCTCGGTCACGGTCGTGTCACCCATAGGCACAGAGTCTGCCAGAAACGCCTTCCCCCACCGATCATCCCCTGGTCCGGTTCCGGTCGCACGTTCTACGACGGGCGGATGCCCCGCCCTCCTACGTCCGCACAGTACCTGCCCGTTCGCCATCCGCCCTACGGACGATTTCGGTCCCCAGGGGCCGAAGCGGTCGAACCGCGCACCACCAGTTCCGGCATGAACACGAACTCGCTGTGCGGCGCGGGAGTCCCGCCGATCTCCTCCAGCAACGTGCGCACCGCGGCCTGACCCATCGCCGGAACCGGCTTGCGGACCGTCGTCAGGGGCGGGTCGGTGAAGGCGATGAGCGGGGAGTCGTCGAAACCGACGACCGAGATGTCCTTCGGGACCTCGAGGCCCCGCTGCCGGGCCGCCCGTATCGCGCCCAGCGCCATCATGTCGCTGGCGCAGACCACCGCCGTGCAGCCGCGGTCCATCAGCGCCATGGCGGCCGCCTGACCGCCCTCCAGCGTGTACAGCGAGTGCTGCACCAGCTCGGTCTCTATGACGTCGGCGGCCAGGCCCAGCTGATCCTGCATCGCACGGACGAAGCCCTCGATCTTCCGCTGCACCGGGACGAACCGCTTCGGGCCGAGCGCCAGACCGATCCGGGCGTGCCCGAGCGAGGCCAGATGCGTCACCGCGAGCGTCATCGCCGCGCGGTCGTCGGGGGAGATGAACGGCGCCTGCACCTTGGGGGAGAAGCCGTCGACGAGGACGAAGGGGACACCCTGGGCGCGCAGCCGCTCGTAGCGCTGCATGTCGGCGGTGGTGTCCGCGTGCAGTCCGGAGACGTAGATGATGCCCGCGACCCCGCGGTCGACGAGCATCTCGGTCAGTTCGTCCTCGGTGGAGCCGCCCGGGGTCTGGGTGGCGAGCACCGGCGTGTAGCCCTGCCTGGTCAGCGCCTGGCCGATGACCTGGGCGAGGGCCGGGAATATCGGGTTCTCCAGCTCGGGGGTGATCAGGCCCACCAGGCCTTCGCTGCGCTGCCGCAGACGGACCGGGCGCTCGTAGCCCAGGACGTCGAGGGCAGCCAGCACGGACTGGCGGGTGGTGGCGGCGACGCCCGGCTTCCCATTGAGGACGCGGCTGACGGTCGCTTCGCTCACCCCCGCCTGCGCAGCGATATCCGCAAGCCGTGTGGTCACGGCACTGGACTGTACCGGCCGTATGTCGCCTTGCACACCAATCGGACGCCGGGTGCGGGCGGTTGACCGGCGTGCGCCGGGTTGCTGCGACATGGCGTCCCCTCGTGAAACGGATGGCAAGAGCTTGCAGAGTCTTGCACAACACCGTCCAGGCCCGCTCAACCCCGCAGAACAACGGTCTCACAGCAGTCGCCAAGAGGTCACGCCCGGGTAACTTCGGTGATGCCTTGCACTTTTTTTCTGCAAGGTCTTTCGCGGCGCTTACATGGCTGTTACGTTTCCGACGCCCGGCGGCCGCAACGGCGCAGTCGGCACGACAGCGGGAGCAGGCAGACGGGGCCTGCCCCTGCACCACACGGGCTTTCACCCTCAAGGAGAACTCATGCGGCGTGGCATAGCGGCCACCGCGCTGGTGGCGTCCCTCGCCCTCGCGGCGACGGCCTGCGGCGGAGACGGCGACAGCGGCGACAAGGCCGACGGTCCGGTCACCATCACCTGGTGGGACACCTCCAACGCCACGAATGAGGCGCCGACGTACCAGGCCTTGGTCAAGGAGTTCGAGGCCGCCAACAAGAACATCAAGGTCAAGTACGTCAACGTCCCCTTCGACCAGGCGCAGAACAAGTTCGACACCGCCGCCGGCTCCAAGGGGGCCCCGGACATCCTGCGCTCCGAGGTCGGCTGGACCCCCGCCTTCGCCAAGAAGGGCTTCTTCCTGCCGCTGGACGGCACCGAGGCCCTCGCCGACGA from Streptomyces davaonensis JCM 4913 encodes the following:
- a CDS encoding LacI family DNA-binding transcriptional regulator, translating into MTTRLADIAAQAGVSEATVSRVLNGKPGVAATTRQSVLAALDVLGYERPVRLRQRSEGLVGLITPELENPIFPALAQVIGQALTRQGYTPVLATQTPGGSTEDELTEMLVDRGVAGIIYVSGLHADTTADMQRYERLRAQGVPFVLVDGFSPKVQAPFISPDDRAAMTLAVTHLASLGHARIGLALGPKRFVPVQRKIEGFVRAMQDQLGLAADVIETELVQHSLYTLEGGQAAAMALMDRGCTAVVCASDMMALGAIRAARQRGLEVPKDISVVGFDDSPLIAFTDPPLTTVRKPVPAMGQAAVRTLLEEIGGTPAPHSEFVFMPELVVRGSTASAPGDRNRP